Below is a genomic region from Prolixibacteraceae bacterium.
GTTAACTCTTTCATGATAATGAGTGTTTAAATAAAAAAAAGAGAGAAACCCATCAGTGGATTTCTCTCTTTATTATTCACCGAATGATCTCAATGATTATGCATTGCTTGGCTTGTAACCTACCATTGCATACCATAGGATATAAAGTTCACATAAGATTACAATAACCCATGTCATATCCCATCCACCTAAGATGTCAGCGAAGATACCTTGCATCCAAGGAAGTACAGCACCACCGGCTACACCGATCATTAATGCACCTGATCCTTTAGATGTATATTTACCTAATTTGTTTACTGCTAATGCAAAGATTGCTCCCCACATGATTGAGTGTACTAGGCCTACTCCTACCAATAACCATGGGTTCTTCAACACCATACTTAGGACAATAAGTGTAGTGGCAACCAGAGAAGCAACTTTAAGTTGTAGTTGTCCAGAAACTTTAGCTAGGAATGATCCACATAGACGTCCTACTAGCATTCCGAACCAGTAAAGAGAAGCCATCAATGCACCTTCTTTCATTACTTTTCCTAAGAATGCAACATCGCCTGTGAAACCACTGCTCTCTGCGAAAAGTGTAATGTTTGCTCCGATACAAACCTCAGCACCTACATATACGAAAATACCAATTACACCATACTTAAGGTGTTTGAATGACCATACGCTCTTTCCATCATCTACTGTCTCTTCATCTGCTCCTTCTGAACTAATGTTTGGAAGGTGTAGTTTACTTACAGTCAATGCAACTAATGCAACGGTTGCCATCAAGACAGCAAATGGTACATACAATTGATCTACCGATGGGTTTGCAGTTCCAGCAAATACAATACCAGACACAAAGAAAGGTGCCAATGTTGTACCGATAGAGTTTGATGCACCACCAATGTTTATACGAGTTACAGAAGATGTTCCTTCTACATCACAGTTTACCAAATATGGGTTAATCACTACCTGTAGTACAGCCAATGCACATCCTAAAAAGAATGATCCAATAAAGAAAATGATAAATGCATATGGAAGTGTTTCACCTTCGCCAATCGACATGGTTCCTAAAATGTCATTAGAGAATGCAGAAACTTCGAAAATACCTAATGCCATTACTAGCATGATCAAACCGCGAATAAGTGTCGATTTGTAACCATTTTTGTCTACCCATCTAGATGAGATATTACCCATTGCTGGATATCCCATGAAGAATGCGAAAGTAATGAATGTTGTTAGTGTATTTTTTAATGCGCCAACATTTGAAAGAAATGCACCTTTAAGAGGGGCTTGGAATTGTTGGTTTACCACAGTTAGGAAACCTACGATAAAGAACAATGAAACCATTATTAGGAATGGCCCCATGTAATTCGGTTTTTGGGTTTTTGAACTCGATGTCATGATTCTGTTTTATATTTACTTTTTGCGTTATATTTTCAGATTGGAGCTTTTGAATACCAATTCAGTTAGCCTATCCCAAAAATATTATAATAATTTAGTTTGTTTTCAATGATGCAATGATAAATGTCCTTAATGTTAACTGTATGTCTCCTTGTGGCTGGTAGCCAGTGTTTTATATGTGTATGTTTTATAATAGGTTATTTTTATTTGTTTTAATCCTTTATTTGTTTAAAGTCCTATTTTGACTTTGAAGATATTAACTGTAAATTTACTCTTATTAAATCCTATTTGAATACTATGGTTGAAGAGCAGCTAGAAGGCGTTGTGGAACGAATTACTTATCGAAACGAAGAGAACGGTTGGACTGTTTTAAAAGTGAAACCTTCAGGATCACACCGAACCATATCGGTGGTGATGTATGGAGAGGATCTATTCGTGGGAAAGACCCTAGAGTTCTTCGGAAAATGGATTCAGCATAAATCTTATGGAAGACAGTTCGAGGTGAAAAGAGCTGTAGAGAAGGAGCCTGAATCATTAGATGCGCTTCAAAAATATTTGGGATCAGGTCTTATCTCTGGAGTGGGGCCTGCTATGGCTCGTAAGATTGTTCGTCACTTTGGCGATCATACTCTCGATGTTTTTGAAAACGACATCGAAAAGCTGCTTGATGTGCCTGGTATCTCAAAAAGTAAATTATCTAAAATAAAGAAGACATGGGAAAACCATAGTGCTACTCGTACTATGGTACAATATCTTCAAACAAATGACATCCCCATTAGTTATGCCACCAAATTAATGGATCGATATGGTGCGTCTGCGCCTAAGGTAATCGAAGAGAATCCATATCGACTTATTGAAGAGTTGCATGGCATCGGTTTTGTTCGAGCGGATGCGATTGCCCTGGCTACAGGGATCGAACCACAAAGTCCACAACGAATAAAAGCTATGGTGCGCTATGTCCTTTCCCGCTCCAAAGAGGAGGGGAACTGTTATCTATTACATCATCATATCGAAGAGAAATTAAAGCGTTTAGACGACCGTGTCTCAACGGACCTGCTGAGTGAAGTGTTGCTCTCTCTAGAGAAAGATGCTAGCATTAAATCACGTCTTATAGACCAAGAGAAGGCCTATTATGACAATGCTTTATATGAGGCTGAAGATATCGTTGGAGATAAGATTCGATCATTAATCCTTGAAGACTATGCGCCATCTTTGTCTAAAAATAAAATTCAATTTGAAAAGTTAGAGAAGAGCGAGCCTTTTCCGCTCTCTGAAGAACAACGGGATGCTATTGCTAGCATACTGAAATGTCCGATCTCTATCCTTACCGGTGGTCCCGGTTGTGGTAAAACGACCACCTTAAAGCTATTGGTTAAGCTACTACAAGAGCGAAAACTCAAAGTGATGCTTGCTGCCCCAACAGGTCGGGCCGCTCAACGTATGGGAGATGTTATTGGTGTTGAGGCCAAAACCATTCACCGTTTGCTCTCTTTTAATGCGATCACCAACTCTTTCAAATTTAATGAGAACGAGCCACTAGATGTGGATTTCCTGATTATCGATGAGACCTCTATGTTGGATATCCAGCTTTCGTTTCATCTTTTGAGTGCCATTGGTGATCAGACACAAGTGTTGTTCATTGGGGATGTTGACCAGTTGCCATCGGTAGGTGCTGGAAATGTGCTTCACGATATGATTGAAAGCAATAAGGTTCCTGTATTTCGACTCTCCTCTGTGTTTAGACAAGCGGCTTCGAGTGCTATCATTCGTTATGCACACCAGTTGAATGAAGGGGTGTTGCCTGAGATACGTACTCCGTTTAAAGAGCCCGTCTTATGGAAGCAGAAAGAGGACTGTATGTTTATCGATAGTGAAGTGGCTACACAAGAACAGTCAGATTTTATCCGAAGGGTGAAAAAGTATTTTGCGTCACAAGTCGTAGATGACCAACAGAGTTCCAATCCAATGGATTATGATGGATACACTTGGGATGGTTTTGAAGTGCCAGAGAAATTCAAACGAACCAACTTAACGCAAGTGGCATTGAGTGAATCAGAGAACCAAGGGTTACGTCATATACTCAATAGAATATCACCCTATTCATCTATCCATTATGGGTTAAATGCATTAGAGATGATTCTTCGTCTCTACTGTACCACTATCGAACAGTATTATGGCAAAGGTCTCGAAATACAGTTGCTTACACCAATGACCAAAGGTATTCTAGGGACTGAAAATCTAAACAACTGCATTCAATACCAAGTCAACCCATCTAAAGGGGAGAGAGACAAAGAGGTAAAAGTGGGTAAATACACATTGCGTGAAGGAGATCGTGTGATCCAAAAACGAAATAACTATAACCTTGAAGTCTTTAATGGTGATATTGGTCATATCAGCACCATTGAGCCTCGTAAGAAAAAGATAGGTGTGGTCTACAAGGACAAGAGTGGAGAGAGAGAAGTCGTCTATAGTGCCGATGATTTCGTGGATCTCGACCTAGCTTATGCCATAACTATCCATAAATCTCAAGGGAGTGAATTCGATGCGGTGATCATTCCATTGGCTTACCAGCACTTTACTATGCTGACCCGTAACCTTGTTTATACTGGAATGACTAGAGGAAAGAAGTTAGTTGTGTTTGTTGGAAATAGAGGAGCTTTGCGTCGTGCTGCTAGCAACACCAAACAGATCGAACGATTAACTTATCTCTCGGAACTGATACAATCCTAGTGTCATCAGATCGTTGATGAGATAAAATAGGCCTTGTTTAGTCGATTCCATCAACCTTCTGCTCTATATTTTCTGTATGATATCATTCCAACTCAATATACCATAGGGAGATGATTACATTAAACAGGACGGGTATGTTAAACTCAG
It encodes:
- a CDS encoding AAA family ATPase, whose translation is MNTMVEEQLEGVVERITYRNEENGWTVLKVKPSGSHRTISVVMYGEDLFVGKTLEFFGKWIQHKSYGRQFEVKRAVEKEPESLDALQKYLGSGLISGVGPAMARKIVRHFGDHTLDVFENDIEKLLDVPGISKSKLSKIKKTWENHSATRTMVQYLQTNDIPISYATKLMDRYGASAPKVIEENPYRLIEELHGIGFVRADAIALATGIEPQSPQRIKAMVRYVLSRSKEEGNCYLLHHHIEEKLKRLDDRVSTDLLSEVLLSLEKDASIKSRLIDQEKAYYDNALYEAEDIVGDKIRSLILEDYAPSLSKNKIQFEKLEKSEPFPLSEEQRDAIASILKCPISILTGGPGCGKTTTLKLLVKLLQERKLKVMLAAPTGRAAQRMGDVIGVEAKTIHRLLSFNAITNSFKFNENEPLDVDFLIIDETSMLDIQLSFHLLSAIGDQTQVLFIGDVDQLPSVGAGNVLHDMIESNKVPVFRLSSVFRQAASSAIIRYAHQLNEGVLPEIRTPFKEPVLWKQKEDCMFIDSEVATQEQSDFIRRVKKYFASQVVDDQQSSNPMDYDGYTWDGFEVPEKFKRTNLTQVALSESENQGLRHILNRISPYSSIHYGLNALEMILRLYCTTIEQYYGKGLEIQLLTPMTKGILGTENLNNCIQYQVNPSKGERDKEVKVGKYTLREGDRVIQKRNNYNLEVFNGDIGHISTIEPRKKKIGVVYKDKSGEREVVYSADDFVDLDLAYAITIHKSQGSEFDAVIIPLAYQHFTMLTRNLVYTGMTRGKKLVVFVGNRGALRRAASNTKQIERLTYLSELIQS